A stretch of DNA from Montipora capricornis isolate CH-2021 chromosome 1, ASM3666992v2, whole genome shotgun sequence:
TAAACAGGGCATGGaactttttcattaaaaaattcaattatCCTTGTCATTTTTCCAGCATTTCATTGAAGGTTCTTTTAACCACAAACGAAGCTCTCCACTTGTCATTCGTGTTAAATTCGCGTCAAACAACctgtcaattaatcaaaaggAAAGCTTGACAACACAAAATTATGTGTTGAGGGCTAATTATTCTCTCCGACAGAACTTTGAGGAGGCCAACGGTTacatcaacgaaaacgtcattccaAATTGTTGTATacctatacaaaaaaaaaacctttcactcaacaaaacgagcactgtgattgatTGGTccttggtcacgtgcccctgatcaaattcaaatcacgGTATCCCGATcgggatacaattccacagttgttgcccgctccggatgttttgctgcgattgttgacggAAAAGTCAAAATATACAACAAGACACTTGATGTCTGGTctctcgggaaactagttagttttgccTTCcttcgagtcctgatgtttccctcgattTCGTatcgggaaacatcaggactctcgggaaaacaaaactaactgtttccctcgggaccatacattaagggcgcgttcgattgaccctattccggaataagaatacgtggagtgatgattaaaacggtatgtttgaggcgtttcgaagcagcaaggaaataaaaatatgtttaaaatagcattttagcagacgtttgacaattttaatgtgaatctccgtaaaaacaaaagatttctaacttatattccatgtattcatattccggaatatggtcaatcgaacgcaccctaagtgtaTAAtgtaacttagcgctatcggaagcataggacgttttcaatCAACCTctggaagcacaaataacaatagagaaacgtACGACTTCcagtggacgaacaaaagaagctaatgagagactagagtgtaatgtgaagtgctaagtatttaccccatatgaatcatgtgagcgttagccctactgatggaaatgggcccacacgaggactgagaaaaactctgaccagggtgggaattgaaccaacgaccttcgggttagatcaccgctgatctaccgactgagctacaaggtcagacgggggcaggccgtgggaactgaagatgttaaagtcacggcaattaacatgtacgagtacaagtgaggattacgtttttgaaaacgttgcccgtgtagcacttatatttgaacagacttgactgattagagtgtaatgtgaagtgctaagtgttgttttcgtccaccaacatggcggcgtggcgatgacgtcacgtgaaaacctcgtATTTCGCGATGACTctgtcttgttcaccttgtacaatagatcgttttcagtgtcacgcaataaaaaaataaatcgaaaaccatccagtggaaaaagtcaagaattcgtgatgttgtagaagataaatgaagaagacacttcgccaagttttaggcctgtgcgtttccccaaacttcagatattcgtcgaaatgtttcgcagaaatttacagagcccagtatgaaaacgccatgttggtgcacatctgtggtgcaccaatatggcggccggaaaaaagtgtcaacatctgttacttactttggctatctaggcgagtgatcatctgtactgaacagacagctatttatctaagcacttttcctaatgctttaaattctaaaaaggctcaaaaccatgagataaatatatatttctcaataaactcgatcgtcgcttCGTGTCACGCTctgctataactcagaaattcaatatgctctggtttccaaacgaagcacgctactgagctttaaaattgcaaatggatacaaatttaccgcctcttatgcctgatgaggataaaaattttcgtggctctttagttttggattttagaaaatgatgacgtcacgtgaaaacgatctacaCGGTGGCGGTTAAAAGTGATGACCTCACAGCACCTTTTTCCGGTCAGCAGTTGCTGTAAGTGACAACTTGACAACATGATCTCTTGGGTTTGGTGCACCGTGGGCTCAAGAAGATACTTTTGAGTCATCCCTTTTAGCCAAAACCGTGCAATACGGaggaactatcctgtaactggatgggcaCGAACCAAGATGGTacaaacggttttaaagtaaaactAGAAAATGAATCGTTCATTGTCATATGCTTACGTTGTCTCTAAAGCCTAAaattttggtgattttacgttgATGTTTGTGGAGTATGACAAAAAAATAGACGGAAATTCGTGCAACCTCGTTCTTCTCTGCCTCCCCTGGTCgttggaagagagaccctggttgcagctggtcacgtgaccatctaTTCATCCAAAACCGCAGGGTGCGTGGGTAGTCAAGTACATTTGGTCGAGAGGACGATAAAATACCATCCGGGGGAAGGTGAATTTGAACAATTGTTGGGTTTAAAATGGCGCTCGAGTTTCTGAGATGTGTTCAGAAGGCGCTACTTTCGGCTGGCTATGACGATataattttgaaagtgaaacaagtcATTTGCCTGGAAAGTTTATATTCAAAGAAAGATTTAGTTGCCGTTCTTCCTATCGGCTACGGGAAATCCTTAGTTTTCCAAGTTCTGCCTCGATTGTTGagggaaagagaggaaacacGTGCAACCACGTCTGTAACAAAGTCTGTAGTTTTAGTTGTTTCACCTTTGAACGCTTTGATGTACgatcagatttctaaattgagAGCGAGAGGTGTGGTTTTGAAACATGACTCTCTCCCTGCGTTAGTAAATTTGTCACTGTGACAATCAAAAATCCTGTTACCCACCCTTCCAGCAGATTTTTTTACCACCCAGattctggtcacgtgaccagccgcaaccagggtttCTCCTCCAACGAacaagggaggcagagaagagagaccctgggaacgaggttgcaattcgtgctgcacgagtATTTTCACTCTTTTAAACAATACTATTCtggctttgtggcgttgccgttgcGTAGCCGTCGTCAGCAACATGAAAGAAAGTATGCCCTCTAGGCATTTGATGTAGAAGTTTTGAGTGCCCAACGCATCTGAAAGAAAATTCTTGGGACAGGAATATTAGACTGAATCTAACCAGGGCCCggttggtgaaagtttcttttgcttatttttgtttttcaagagcgacttcttctaatgtaaagtctTGCCAAATaccagcgttgaacagcatttgggagttgagaaataaactccttggttaatttttaatctggggttagcgttaatcggcttttgaacaaccgggcccagggttTTAAGAACGCGACGTTTTAGACCCATGGACGGAAAACCGAAAGTGTGCTGTTTTCGTATTGAAACGTCGCGTGCTTCAGCTACGCAATGTTTCCTTTAAAGTGCTGGGCCATCGAAACAAAATGAGCGGGAAATACGTGTCGGTATAACGTAACGAAGAAACTCCGATTGTAAAGCCATTGTAAATCCCGCAAACATTTTACCTGACTtgtgaaatgaatgaatgatgcaGTATTTTGTATCGAAAACACAAAATGGTCATTCTGTAAATTAGATGGAGAACAATTTAACAAGGGCGACGTATGGCCTGTACATATCTGGGTTTTTTTTAGGCCTATACACGTGACCTCAATACTTCGTTTCGATTGACTGTTTACATTCGTGAGCTCTGAGTAAATTAGACAACAGTTACATACTCTAGTCATGAGTCActataacaaaatgaaaacgaaCATACTTTATTTCCCAATAACCAAATGAATTGAAACGATGATCTCCAAAAGCACAGCATGATTTTTACATGACCTTTTTCTTGCAAGTTAGTTCTCACTTGTTAAGATGTCAGGAGAACGTTGCTGTTTTTTCCGAAAGAGAAGACAAGTGTAGCAGAAGAATTTGCAATCTCCATAAGAAATGGGCAAACACTGGAAAGGCTTGTGATATTTGGAGAAGGGCACCACTTAGATGCAAATGGACAGAATTGACTGAGAGAAAacacaataacaattattagaACACACAACTCAATGTAGGCGACATTTGACGTTTGCAATAGATGGGTTTTAATGCTACGTcatcaccgccatgttggtggacgaaaacaaaagatctctaattggctccttttgttcgtccaccggCAATTGTACATGACATCATTGTTATGTGTCTCTGGGGATTGCTTGCAAACCATGCAAACATGGTTTGCCACGTTAGTGCACAGAACAAtggagaaaaaagtcttttgtgcaccaacatgaccgtctaatcacgtgattgaaaaccatctaccCCAGCATTATCACGAAATGAAGCGTCACCAGATTTAAGTCTGTTACGAGTCAGTTGGCTCATCAGAGCCGGGGCTCATCGATCCCGGTTTCTGAAGCATGCAGTcaatcgcagggttacccccatttatacacctgggttgACAggggcaccgtgggagtaaagtgtcttgcccaataACACAACACagtgtccccggccaggacccgaactcggaccactcgatccggagtcgagtaCACAGATAATTTGCATTCGCTTTACTATATGACCCCAGTCCGGCCCTTCATCGTTTCAAACAAGGAGAAATCAAGTAAATTCAAACACCAGTCATTAATATGGAATTAAATACCTGTCTCAGGGCAAGAATCCTTGGGTCCTGAAGTCTCCAGAAGCATTTGCTCAAGGGAAATAAGTACATAACAAATACTTTTATAATCACCCACTTTACTAGCGAGATCACCTTCGCCTGTAATTTAAGTGGAGATGAAATGTGAGTGAGAAAACCAAGACAAGTTATTAAAACGAGTTAAACCATTAAAGAACCCCTAGCCAACGTTTGACACTATCAATCCGATTCTACAGATCAACCACGTTTTTTGACTTTGCCCTGCTTGTGTATCTAGtacattcttttctttttacgtTCTCCGTTGATTGCGAAAGAAAACTTACTTGCACattaatgaagggggtagtttctaaagaaactgtggtgctgcgtcggtggggaagtagtatacaaaaatatggttttatcaacagagttgatgatgtaaattggccaccgtacagagattctaaaagctgacgtttcgagcgttagcccttcgttggAGCACATTACCCTAGCGCTAGCCATAGGCTAACCCTAGCGCTAACCATAAGTATGGTTAGCGGtaaccagtgttaaataccatggaaacctataggtttcgatacctcttaaccaacggccCAGTTAGCGCAAACCAGGTTTCGAGCAAACGGCCCATGGGTGCACACACTTACCACTGAAGGTCAAAATTTTTAAGTACTCTAACAACTCCTCCGGAAAACTCGTTCTGTTATATCTTCTCCAAAGTGCAGCACCAACAGTTAAATACTTATTTGTGCAATTACGAtttcttttccttattttttcatcggtgacatttgtacacattTGTCCTGCAACATGCTTAAACTTATCCTTTCCATATCCACAGTTTTTCCCTTAAAGAGAACCTCCACTCTGACTAACGAATAACTTTAAACCGAACAAATTAACGTTTGCGATCAAATTTGCTCGGCAATTGGccgaatttatactagagacgaattatgcgtctgaAGACGAATTATGGAGCAAAATTCGTCTGAGGCTGATTCGTCTGTTAGCACCTCTTCAAGACGTGCTAACAGACGGATAAATCGTCTGAGACGGATGATCCGTCTCTAAATTTCTATCTAGACGGAAACGTAGACGGTTTTTTGACGAAGTTTCCACATGAGAGGGTCTGGCTTCTATATTTTCGCAGGGTTTCCTGGGATGcctatttcaagatggcgtccagtAAAGCAACTGTTTCGTCAAAAATACTCGTCAAAGTTCGTCTTCGGATTTATACTTAGACGAATAATCCGTCTGACGAATTATCCGTCTAGACGGATAATTCGTCAGACCACAAAAAAGGTGCTTGTTTCGAAAAAAACTAATTTCAGAATCAcgtattttcaatttaaaattttccgggcgccgccatcttgaattattgcgacgtgttacggttgcccttagagcgagtttcaattgagtgtcgtaaaaccaaaaccacttTGGCCAAACAAAAAGGACgtagacaatccagtaaaccaatcataaCTCGAAagaattacacgtagccgagacaaagcgcgggaaaatgtgcacgcgcgagccacgattggttttggtttcacttctgattggttgaaaaaatggcgcgagaacattgaaccaatcactgagtgaagtaatgtaaaaccaaagcaattcgttaattactttcgacactcatttgaaaaccgttcTGTTGTTTTCACGCAAagtgcttttgttttgaaacaacagGGCAACCATACACAAGGGACACgctgcaaattaaagagttgctgcaaattatagaatgttgctgcaaattaaaacatcaaaagtgtGCGCGCGCACTGAAGGAAGGGCAGATACAGaacacaagtcacaggtcaatgttttaacaatacagaacgtatcctaaacatccattAAAGATAACGTTAGGCTTAATTAGGTCTAATGTTAGCATTCGTAaacagttagggttgtttctgtattggtaaaataatgacctgtgacttgggaCCTGTGACTtgggacctgtgacctgtaacctgtgttttgtacctgtcctTCCGTCAGTGCGCGCGCAtacttttaatgttttaatttgcagcaacattctttaatttgcagcaactttactTAATTTGCAGGAACTCTTTAATTTGCCGCATGTccgttgtgggccaccgtacaacCACGacacgctttcattggaaaaagttcgaACAACTTTTATTGTAAACTTTATGTTCTGCGGTTTCATGTTATTTTCTTGGTTTAATGGAGGTTCCATTTACCGAACGGCCGAACAGAGGGAACAATTAATACGGTCCTTAAGAGTGTTTAAAGATGTTTCTAGAAACGCAACCGGGCTAGACGCAACTGATGGAGACACTTACCCTTGGCAATAGGTTTGAGAGATGTGGCAAACTTGTGTACGTGCCAGGAAAGTCTTAATACACAAACATCCCAGAAGGCTGCACATGAGCCAATAGAAAGAAATATGTCTCTTACTTCCTCAAATTCCAAACACTGTTGTAACGGAAATATTGGACAAAGAGTAgttgatatgatatatgatatgatatgaaacACGTGACTTTTTCACAGAAGAACGCTTGTAGGACGTTAAGGTTCCGTATAGCCGACTCGGCTTCACCATATGCATTCGTTCGATTTTATTGAACAGCGATGTCGCAACCGTttgcaacccccccccccccccctcccctctctcCTCCCTTTCGACCGTATTGAAACATGTCAGAAGTTCATCAAGGGGAGCCCTTATCTCCCATACTTTGTCTAGGAGTCAACCCTTCccagtagatttatttatagaacgcctcccttgggagattaagcacgcccactgttgtaaaacccaatcaaaacaaagctatctcagcgtcaagggaaatatgatacttctCGCgagaaaaacctgttcctaaaattaaatttactcgggaaagggttgattcAAGGAATtagcgtttaaactttgctcCAACAATCATTCAACATCTCTTTTGTTaaatactttggttttggttttacgacactcaactgaaaatcgctctaaaccCAAGGTTAAAGTAGGTTTGTATTACTTCGTCTCGAGCAAGAGCCGCGTTGCCTCCGATTGCCGGTgaattaatagggagcttaagcacgcgcgtttttgggacgcggacggcaaccggaagagaacatttcgcgtgccaggacagtggtgtctccagatttttatgctaatcatctctaatggagaaaagatacataGCAATGTAAAagtggttgccgtccgcgtctcaaaaacgcgcgtgcttaagctccctaataatttGGAACCACTGCCTttgaagttgcaaaaatagCTGCCAATAGAACTGTTAAGGAAATATTCGTACTTAAATTAGTATAAAGTTGCCGTCAAAGTGAAAGTAAACCAGACCAGAGCCAAAGTGCAACGAAGACGATGCAGGCGGTGAGCCTGCCATACGTACCTGAAAGTGGCACTAAAGGTAGAACTAAAAGTGGCACTAAAAGTGGCAGCAAAATAAAATGATGTGTGTCCCTTATGGGACTCCGTAGGAAAACGATAGCTTTGTgctaatgaagcaaaaaatgtaaCTTTAGATTCACCTATAAATTGTAAAAATAACAAGGTTCTATAGtgatactcaccgttacgtcacctattgacATTAATGTGCCAACAAGAGATCTATTGgttgtcgaaacaaaggttcttttgttctgtggttggcaaaatttaaatatcacaAGTATTGTTTATAAACCGAGAATATCGCTATACCTTACCGTAATTGCCTTTTTCCCACAAAACAAGCATGTTATTAGACTGTCAAGCAGCTTCTCAATTTTCGGTTTGAATTCTGTGAGGTCATGTTCGGCAAAGGGCACGACTGAAAGTGCAAAAAGAGTAAAAGATAAATAAAGAAGAATCAGCATTTCAAGCGACTTCAACAACACAACAAACCAACTCGTGTAAAGTACGTGCAAACGTAGAACGTGTCAAATAAAGTCGAAATACCGTTCACAATAGCGATGTTAAAGACACTCAGATTCGCACTGAATTTGCCGCTTGCCATATCGTGGCAATCAtatatgattggtcaatttagtTGGCCTCGTGCCACAATGCGGCTTCTTATATTGcaaatttagtataaatacacaggtgattatacaaaatcgcgcgctctcattggctcgctatatcggattatcagccgataatcacctcgacggacaaaatggctgcccgtagtcgttttgccactgtaagtgaatatgatttcgcgttgaaatgtttttttttctcttttttgaaataatcacctgtgtatttatactaaaacaattattcgcctcaggctcagtgattatcggtgaatattcacctcgacttcatatcggtgaatattcaccgataatcacttcgccttcggcgaataattgttaaataaacggCAAATCGAAAGGCAGTGAATTACATCAAATGCTGGTTTTCGATGAGAGGGAAAAAACGGAGggatcaaagaaaaaaaccctTCAGGGAATCGAATCTGGGGTATGTTAGTGGAAGACGATGCTCTTCTTCC
This window harbors:
- the LOC138035928 gene encoding uncharacterized protein isoform X2 — translated: MLERQQDFMAVLSKTDMEIGVKSSSGCSRGEPSSSAVNCDNNILLPKYVPLQCVSQEQPVLFFEEDTTILKNTLLGALEFLTMITQRSNSATLAVPKQLYQACIGKLQVVPFAEHDLTEFKPKIEKLLDSLITCLFCGKKAITCLEFEEVRDIFLSIGSCAAFWDVCVLRLSWHVHKFATSLKPIAKGEGDLASKVGDYKSICYVLISLEQMLLETSGPKDSCPETVNSVHLHLSGALLQISQAFPVFAHFLWRLQILLLHLSSLSEKTATFS